The proteins below are encoded in one region of Methanomassiliicoccus luminyensis B10:
- a CDS encoding phosphotransferase family protein: MRDLLIHIIRKIIPKADISFVSDYIDNMKSERTIGAIPSPDFEDTDFLFILDRMYEIFKKGNVDCYENLCLRFAHISGIDSKSEIRSVGIGHSDDLKFEVVNGNEHSFVRVCTGVSEKRLECIKELSSRNGEGKLTDVIRIKNLDVLVFEWIDGRSVRDVMNGTTNREHFYWGYRSGIKLKKLHEIPLFAKPDVSNFVKSLNDLLDRCRYFSEAIPGYDRIVSRIHQYLPKITEADFAICHGDYNVDNILVSNQELMVIDFEYSRIGSVYEDVDTLMLFDGYDPYFSAGMIYGYCGGFGDQSFWRNLSFYHNVYLLNYYCRTFVYNYGNMALLHRVDEYNYKYCEDGQGVPGWFVKILDEMALL, encoded by the coding sequence ATGCGCGATCTGTTGATCCACATCATTCGTAAGATCATTCCAAAAGCTGACATATCGTTTGTGTCGGACTATATAGATAATATGAAATCGGAACGCACAATTGGTGCTATTCCGAGCCCGGATTTTGAAGATACAGATTTCTTATTCATACTAGATCGCATGTATGAAATATTTAAGAAGGGCAATGTGGATTGCTATGAGAATCTTTGTTTAAGATTCGCCCACATATCCGGCATCGATTCCAAATCCGAAATCCGCTCTGTGGGAATTGGACATTCTGACGACCTCAAATTCGAAGTAGTGAACGGAAATGAACACTCCTTTGTGCGAGTATGTACGGGCGTATCTGAGAAGAGACTCGAATGCATCAAAGAGCTGTCTTCTAGAAATGGTGAAGGGAAGCTGACGGATGTTATTCGTATCAAAAATCTAGACGTATTGGTTTTTGAATGGATCGACGGAAGGTCTGTTCGCGATGTGATGAATGGAACAACAAATCGCGAGCATTTTTACTGGGGTTATAGATCAGGAATTAAACTGAAGAAACTACACGAAATCCCATTATTCGCTAAACCTGATGTTAGTAATTTCGTGAAAAGTCTGAATGATTTGCTCGACCGCTGCAGGTATTTTTCAGAAGCTATTCCAGGCTATGATAGAATAGTGTCTCGTATACACCAGTACTTACCCAAAATAACAGAAGCTGATTTTGCTATTTGTCACGGAGATTACAATGTTGACAACATACTTGTCTCCAATCAGGAGTTAATGGTGATAGATTTCGAATATTCCCGGATTGGAAGTGTATATGAAGATGTGGACACCTTGATGCTATTTGATGGATACGATCCTTACTTCTCTGCAGGTATGATCTATGGATATTGTGGCGGATTCGGAGATCAAAGCTTTTGGAGAAATTTATCATTCTATCACAATGTTTACCTGTTGAATTATTACTGTAGGACATTCGTATATAATTACGGCAACATGGCATTATTACATCGAGTCGATGAATATAATTACAAATATTGCGAGGATGGGCAAGGAGTCCCGGGGTGGTTCGTCAAAATCCTCGATGAAATGGCATTGCTATGA
- a CDS encoding MtaA/CmuA family methyltransferase translates to MARIDLTPTRRALAAVLGGRVDYTPPANPLAQTTNELMNIVKASWPKAHYDAKLMADLAAAPHEVCGVEAARPQFDISLEAEVLGCKLDWNKPDRPPVTGPAYTDPKDVTWPTDLENADRIPHVLGAIDILRKRYDGNLPIIPVLTAPFTVAGHIAGVENLVLWTVTDPEKAHKFISAATDFCIEYGRLQTAYGAHILFPADPSASGDLISGETYREFVLPYHKKLASSISAPKVLHICGNTKPLLPYIREAGFDAFSFDVKTPVWYARKILGNKVSLLGSLDVIDLMPNGTPEQVYARTVECIQQGVDIVGSGCDVSYGTSLDNIKAYVRAAKETPIPDPQDNVEDAIRAIGAAKAKRIKAETLGGA, encoded by the coding sequence ATGGCAAGGATTGATCTGACCCCGACGAGGAGAGCATTGGCAGCCGTGCTAGGAGGCCGAGTGGACTATACTCCGCCAGCCAATCCGCTGGCGCAAACGACCAATGAGCTGATGAACATCGTGAAGGCGTCATGGCCCAAGGCGCACTACGACGCGAAGCTGATGGCAGATCTGGCCGCCGCGCCGCACGAGGTATGCGGCGTCGAGGCCGCCAGGCCTCAATTCGATATTTCGCTGGAAGCGGAGGTCCTGGGCTGCAAGCTGGATTGGAACAAGCCCGACCGGCCGCCGGTGACGGGTCCGGCCTATACTGATCCCAAAGACGTCACCTGGCCTACTGACCTGGAGAACGCCGACAGGATACCCCACGTCCTCGGCGCCATCGACATATTGAGGAAGCGCTACGACGGAAACCTTCCCATAATTCCCGTGCTAACGGCCCCGTTCACCGTGGCCGGCCACATCGCCGGCGTAGAGAACCTGGTCCTGTGGACAGTGACGGACCCGGAGAAAGCGCATAAGTTCATCTCCGCCGCCACCGACTTCTGCATCGAATACGGCAGGCTGCAGACCGCTTACGGGGCTCACATCCTCTTCCCCGCTGACCCGTCCGCGTCCGGCGACCTGATCTCCGGCGAAACGTACAGGGAGTTCGTGCTCCCGTACCACAAGAAGCTGGCATCCAGCATCAGCGCCCCAAAGGTCCTGCACATCTGCGGCAACACCAAGCCCCTGCTGCCGTACATCAGGGAAGCGGGCTTCGATGCCTTCTCCTTCGACGTCAAGACCCCGGTGTGGTATGCTCGCAAGATTCTCGGCAACAAGGTGTCCCTGCTCGGCAGCTTGGACGTCATCGACCTGATGCCTAACGGCACCCCGGAGCAGGTGTACGCCCGCACCGTGGAATGCATCCAGCAAGGGGTCGACATCGTCGGCTCCGGCTGCGACGTCTCCTACGGCACCTCGCTGGATAACATCAAGGCGTACGTCCGGGCGGCCAAGGAGACGCCGATACCCGATCCCCAGGACAACGTGGAGGACGCCATCCGCGCCATCGGTGCGGCCAAGGCCAAGCGCATCAAGGCCGAGACCCTGGGAGGTGCGTGA
- a CDS encoding zinc-ribbon domain-containing protein, with protein MVVPVRMYKQCPSCQATVPATSKFCPACGTLVNAQAPPDPVAAVKESADTRSMLCAMFGGMLLFFSFGFLLPGVLAEPGFLIVSGILALAGTILILMWYAIRKRSRVKIEELKISMRVQCEYCNGSNPKEAHKCAFCGAPLW; from the coding sequence ATGGTGGTCCCGGTCAGGATGTACAAGCAGTGCCCTTCCTGCCAGGCCACCGTTCCCGCCACGTCCAAGTTCTGCCCGGCCTGCGGGACCTTGGTGAACGCCCAGGCCCCGCCCGACCCCGTAGCTGCGGTCAAGGAGTCGGCGGACACTCGGTCCATGCTGTGCGCCATGTTCGGAGGGATGCTGCTGTTCTTCAGCTTCGGGTTCCTGCTCCCGGGCGTGCTGGCCGAGCCAGGGTTCCTCATAGTGTCAGGAATCCTGGCCCTGGCGGGGACCATCCTGATCCTCATGTGGTACGCCATCAGGAAGCGGTCCCGCGTGAAGATCGAGGAGCTGAAGATATCGATGCGCGTGCAGTGCGAATATTGCAACGGCTCCAACCCCAAGGAGGCGCACAAGTGCGCCTTCTGCGGCGCGCCGCTGTGGTGA
- a CDS encoding cobalt-precorrin-7 (C(5))-methyltransferase — translation MILVGVGCGPDLITVQAAKIIFNAKRVAGSSKALALVEEYIQEDCRVFVIEGSFRLDEYPDDTVILSTGDPMLVGYEPKDGDVIPGISSLQVAFARLVIPIETVSVVPAVGKSFHGGSIESILEEAKRGRNVFVLADPQFNVPGLAKRLKDRSIKCKIAVCENLGYEDERIAVGTPSKPPKAGSKLFSLVVGNW, via the coding sequence ATGATACTGGTAGGCGTGGGTTGCGGTCCGGACCTGATAACAGTGCAGGCGGCGAAGATCATTTTCAACGCCAAGAGAGTGGCCGGCTCCTCCAAAGCCCTCGCCCTGGTCGAGGAGTATATCCAGGAGGACTGCAGGGTCTTCGTGATCGAGGGCAGCTTCAGGCTCGATGAGTATCCTGATGACACGGTCATCCTCTCCACCGGCGATCCCATGCTGGTGGGCTACGAGCCCAAGGACGGGGACGTGATACCGGGCATATCGTCCCTCCAGGTGGCCTTCGCCCGCCTGGTGATACCCATCGAGACGGTGAGCGTGGTGCCGGCTGTCGGCAAGAGCTTTCACGGCGGCTCGATCGAGAGCATACTGGAAGAAGCGAAGAGAGGCAGGAACGTGTTCGTGCTCGCGGACCCCCAGTTCAACGTTCCCGGTCTCGCCAAGAGGCTCAAGGATAGATCCATAAAATGCAAGATCGCGGTGTGCGAGAACCTCGGGTACGAGGATGAGAGGATCGCCGTGGGGACGCCGTCGAAGCCGCCCAAAGCGGGATCTAAGCTGTTCTCGCTGGTGGTCGGCAACTGGTGA
- the thiM gene encoding hydroxyethylthiazole kinase has protein sequence MNAQRIAEQFIALRAKRPLVHHITNYVTVNDCANITLSIGGAPVMAEAHQEVAEMVSMAGALVLNIGTLRSEQVEAMVLAGRRANEIGVPIVLDPVGAGATRYRTETARKLLDELDITVLKGNAGEIGVLAGTGGVVKGVDSHGMSGDPVSVCRDLAEREKLIVAMSGATDIVSDGTTTYLVDNGHEMMGRISGTGCMATSIVGAFIASSDDKLLGSAGALSAFGIAGENAARNARGPYAVKTALFDEVASLTPEVMAQRAKVRSA, from the coding sequence ATGAACGCACAGAGAATAGCCGAGCAGTTCATCGCACTGAGAGCCAAACGTCCCCTGGTCCACCACATCACCAACTACGTGACCGTGAACGACTGCGCCAACATCACCTTGAGCATCGGGGGCGCTCCGGTGATGGCCGAAGCGCATCAGGAGGTCGCGGAGATGGTCTCCATGGCCGGGGCGCTGGTGCTCAACATCGGCACCCTGAGGTCGGAGCAGGTCGAGGCCATGGTCCTGGCCGGCCGCCGCGCCAACGAGATCGGTGTCCCCATCGTCCTCGACCCCGTGGGGGCCGGTGCCACGAGATACCGCACCGAGACGGCCAGGAAGCTGCTCGATGAGCTTGACATCACCGTGCTCAAAGGCAACGCCGGGGAGATCGGCGTGCTCGCCGGCACCGGCGGCGTGGTCAAGGGGGTCGACTCCCACGGCATGAGCGGCGATCCCGTCAGCGTGTGCAGGGACCTCGCAGAGAGGGAGAAGCTTATCGTGGCCATGAGCGGCGCCACCGACATCGTCTCCGACGGCACGACCACCTACCTGGTCGATAACGGGCATGAGATGATGGGGAGGATATCCGGCACCGGGTGCATGGCCACCTCCATCGTGGGAGCGTTCATCGCCTCCTCTGACGACAAGCTGCTCGGCTCGGCCGGGGCGCTGTCGGCGTTCGGCATCGCCGGGGAGAACGCGGCGCGGAACGCCAGGGGGCCGTACGCGGTCAAGACGGCATTGTTCGACGAGGTCGCCTCCCTCACCCCCGAGGTGATGGCGCAGCGCGCCAAGGTCCGGTCGGCATGA
- the thiE gene encoding thiamine phosphate synthase, which translates to MSARYDLYVITDEGLSRGLTHIELARRAVEGGADVIQLRDKKMSGGDLFLAASEMRDICRKAGALFIVNDRLDIALASGADGVHLGQNDLPVGAARRIVPEGFIIGVSVSSAEQAVIAERNGADYVGFGPVFPTSSKADAGEERGFAELARVRRSVRVPVVAIGGINEGNAAEVVRAGADGISVISAVVSQEDVSAAAARLKALIAKVKAGPLTGPQQLSSTP; encoded by the coding sequence ATGAGCGCGAGATACGATCTCTACGTAATAACGGACGAGGGGCTGTCCCGTGGCCTCACCCACATCGAGCTCGCTCGAAGGGCCGTCGAAGGAGGCGCGGACGTCATCCAGCTCCGAGACAAGAAGATGAGCGGAGGGGACCTGTTCCTCGCCGCTTCCGAGATGCGGGACATCTGCAGAAAGGCCGGGGCGCTGTTCATCGTGAACGACCGATTGGACATCGCTCTCGCCTCCGGCGCCGACGGCGTGCATCTGGGACAGAACGACCTGCCAGTGGGAGCGGCCCGGCGCATCGTGCCGGAAGGCTTCATCATCGGCGTCTCCGTTTCCTCGGCGGAACAGGCCGTCATCGCTGAAAGGAACGGGGCGGACTACGTGGGCTTCGGCCCGGTGTTCCCGACCAGCTCCAAGGCCGACGCGGGAGAGGAGCGCGGGTTCGCCGAGCTCGCGAGGGTACGCCGCAGCGTGCGGGTCCCGGTGGTGGCGATAGGAGGGATCAACGAGGGGAACGCCGCGGAAGTGGTCCGCGCCGGCGCCGACGGGATCTCAGTAATTTCGGCGGTGGTTAGCCAAGAGGATGTCTCTGCCGCGGCCGCGAGGCTCAAGGCGCTGATAGCAAAGGTCAAGGCGGGCCCGCTCACGGGACCACAGCAACTGAGTTCTACCCCCTAG
- a CDS encoding chemotaxis protein CheA, translated as MEPSKYLDVFIEEAKENLQVVNSVLLSLEEKGFDEARMDEAFRVVHTIKGTAGVIGIEPISELAHVMEDLFDILRKSKEAPEKAMLQLLFAGADRIEKMLDDLERTGTTSVMARDLIAKMAILRDQAAPAAPERVDSSAELKPSPEHLSRLEELKAEGKRPWEIRATFEPGLKLREGRAYQVVREMSKLGVVVASAPVVEGLPDAAPQLTLLVATDRAGDDLAAAARGVTGIKDAAACPFRGAPEAPPSASAKEAPKRETKEDEKCSPIVPAVATIRVRTKLLDQLLDLVGETMISNIRINQISNDIKHRELKQALKNNSRLVGELQDIVLRTRMVPVDFIFKRFPRIVRDIAQDHGKEIEFTMKGNDIEIDRGLLDEIGDSLVHLLRNAVDHGIEPKEARTAAGKRPQGTVVLSAYQEQSSIVITVEDDGRGMDAGKIAAKAVSKGLISEEDAEKMDDRAKLQLVFLPGLSTAEKITDISGRGVGMDVVKTKIESLGGVVRLDTVLGKGSKITLRLPPSMSIIRAMLVEVNAEKYAIPLENVRETVRVPRDAVHEVASQAVFKLRDEVLPVLDVNEEFGGAETMLSAGDAPAIIVEKNDSRACLLVSRLIGQQEIVVKNVGKDLRRTGYFSGATILGDGKVAMILDVGAFI; from the coding sequence ATGGAACCATCAAAGTACCTGGACGTGTTCATCGAAGAGGCCAAGGAGAACCTCCAGGTGGTCAACAGCGTACTCCTGTCACTGGAGGAAAAGGGGTTCGACGAGGCGCGGATGGACGAGGCCTTCAGGGTCGTCCACACCATCAAGGGCACCGCGGGGGTCATCGGCATCGAGCCGATCAGCGAGCTGGCCCACGTCATGGAGGACCTTTTCGACATCCTGCGCAAGAGCAAGGAGGCGCCCGAGAAAGCAATGTTGCAGCTGCTGTTCGCCGGGGCCGACCGCATCGAGAAGATGCTGGACGACCTGGAGCGGACCGGCACGACCTCGGTGATGGCCAGGGACCTCATCGCCAAGATGGCCATCCTGCGGGACCAGGCCGCTCCGGCCGCCCCGGAGCGCGTTGACTCTTCGGCGGAGCTGAAGCCGTCACCCGAGCACCTCTCCCGGCTGGAGGAGCTGAAGGCCGAGGGGAAGCGCCCCTGGGAGATCAGGGCTACGTTCGAACCGGGCCTGAAGTTGCGCGAGGGCCGGGCCTATCAGGTGGTGCGGGAGATGTCCAAGCTGGGCGTGGTGGTGGCTTCCGCGCCGGTCGTGGAAGGCCTCCCCGACGCCGCGCCCCAGCTCACCCTGCTGGTCGCCACCGACCGGGCGGGGGATGACCTCGCCGCAGCGGCCCGAGGAGTAACTGGGATCAAGGACGCCGCGGCCTGCCCGTTCAGAGGGGCGCCGGAAGCACCTCCTAGCGCGTCGGCAAAAGAGGCGCCAAAGAGGGAGACCAAGGAGGACGAGAAATGCTCCCCGATAGTACCCGCCGTGGCCACCATCCGGGTGAGGACCAAGCTGCTGGACCAGCTGCTGGACCTGGTCGGCGAGACCATGATCAGCAACATCCGGATCAACCAGATCTCCAATGACATCAAGCACCGCGAGCTGAAGCAGGCGCTGAAGAACAACTCCCGCCTCGTGGGGGAGCTTCAGGACATCGTGCTGAGGACGCGCATGGTCCCGGTGGACTTCATATTCAAGAGGTTCCCCCGCATCGTCAGAGACATCGCCCAGGACCATGGGAAGGAAATTGAGTTCACCATGAAGGGGAACGACATCGAGATCGACCGGGGGCTCCTGGACGAGATCGGCGATTCCCTGGTGCATCTGTTGAGGAACGCCGTGGACCATGGCATCGAGCCCAAGGAAGCGCGCACGGCCGCCGGCAAGAGGCCCCAGGGAACGGTGGTGCTTTCCGCCTATCAGGAGCAGAGCAGCATAGTCATCACCGTGGAGGACGACGGCAGGGGGATGGATGCGGGGAAGATCGCGGCAAAGGCGGTATCGAAGGGCCTGATCTCCGAGGAGGACGCTGAGAAGATGGACGACCGCGCCAAGCTCCAGCTGGTGTTCCTTCCCGGCCTCAGCACTGCGGAGAAGATCACCGACATCTCCGGCAGGGGCGTGGGAATGGACGTGGTGAAGACCAAGATCGAGAGCCTCGGCGGGGTGGTCCGCCTCGACACCGTCCTCGGGAAGGGGTCCAAGATCACTCTCCGGCTCCCTCCCAGCATGTCCATAATACGGGCCATGCTGGTGGAGGTCAACGCGGAGAAGTACGCTATCCCTCTGGAGAACGTGAGGGAGACGGTCCGGGTGCCCCGGGACGCCGTGCACGAGGTCGCCTCGCAGGCGGTGTTCAAGCTGCGCGACGAGGTGCTGCCGGTCCTGGACGTGAACGAGGAGTTCGGGGGAGCGGAGACCATGCTTTCTGCTGGGGACGCTCCCGCGATCATAGTAGAGAAGAACGACAGCCGCGCCTGCCTCCTGGTGTCCCGCCTCATCGGGCAGCAGGAGATTGTGGTCAAGAACGTGGGCAAGGACCTCCGGCGGACCGGGTATTTCTCCGGTGCCACCATACTTGGCGACGGAAAGGTCGCCATGATATTGGACGTCGGGGCGTTCATATGA
- a CDS encoding methylthiol--CoM methyltransferase has protein sequence MVLHLDLLIEKIFEVREKDPARYDHLVNEGLLTELGFDVNAKGLKTDTPEDIRARYRPENPSYAEIADAVIAGNKPKVKERTAALIAQGADPVDLVSNALMPGIQAQCELYDLGKAYVPEILISSNTMLEGIRLAQEKLGDVPKKGTVATFVVEGDLHDIGKNIVAAILRANGFEVLDLGRDVPAERVIDTIRSGKLILVNGSTLMSTTKGSLKQIAEMIKDGKLDVPLAAGGSAVSKTFVETFDNAVYGKSPIDAVRIAEKVASGKDWRTVREEQH, from the coding sequence ATGGTGCTGCATTTGGACCTGCTCATAGAGAAGATATTCGAAGTGAGGGAAAAGGACCCCGCGCGGTACGATCATCTGGTCAACGAAGGCCTGCTCACCGAGCTGGGCTTCGACGTCAACGCCAAGGGGTTGAAGACCGACACTCCCGAGGACATCCGCGCCCGGTACAGGCCGGAGAACCCCTCGTACGCCGAGATCGCCGACGCCGTCATCGCCGGCAACAAGCCCAAGGTCAAGGAGCGGACCGCGGCCCTCATCGCGCAGGGGGCGGACCCCGTGGACCTGGTGTCCAATGCCCTGATGCCCGGCATCCAGGCGCAGTGCGAGCTGTACGACCTGGGGAAGGCCTACGTCCCGGAGATACTGATCTCCAGCAACACCATGCTCGAGGGCATCAGGCTCGCCCAGGAAAAGCTCGGCGATGTCCCCAAGAAGGGGACCGTTGCCACCTTCGTGGTCGAAGGTGACCTGCACGACATCGGCAAGAACATCGTGGCGGCCATCCTGCGGGCCAACGGCTTCGAGGTCCTGGACCTGGGCAGGGACGTCCCGGCGGAGAGGGTCATCGACACCATCAGGTCCGGCAAGCTGATCCTGGTCAACGGTTCCACCCTGATGAGCACCACCAAGGGAAGCCTGAAGCAGATCGCGGAGATGATCAAGGATGGGAAGCTCGATGTCCCCCTGGCCGCAGGTGGTTCCGCCGTCTCCAAGACCTTCGTGGAGACGTTCGACAACGCCGTGTACGGCAAGTCCCCCATCGACGCGGTGAGGATCGCTGAGAAGGTGGCCTCGGGCAAGGACTGGAGAACGGTCAGGGAGGAGCAGCACTGA
- a CDS encoding chemotaxis protein CheC — MIDIHITGGLDDMKMDGLREMGSIGAAHASSALSTLVGKDILVEVSECFMCKAQDLPSAFGDAQEIVVAVLLEAYGTGKGEIMLILDQHMATELADMVLGREHQESRALDDMDRDAICEIGNICASAYLSAVAKFLGTTLLPSPPGVAVDMLRAILQYPAALAEAESDCSVVIKTRFVYGHESCLGFMLYMPDRGSQAALMEKFRVM, encoded by the coding sequence ATGATAGACATTCATATCACGGGAGGATTGGACGACATGAAAATGGACGGGTTGAGGGAGATGGGCAGCATCGGGGCTGCCCACGCGTCATCTGCATTATCGACGCTGGTGGGGAAGGACATCCTGGTGGAGGTCTCGGAATGCTTCATGTGCAAGGCCCAGGATCTTCCCTCGGCCTTCGGCGACGCCCAAGAGATCGTGGTGGCGGTGCTGCTCGAAGCGTACGGGACGGGAAAGGGGGAGATCATGCTGATACTGGACCAGCACATGGCCACCGAGCTGGCCGACATGGTGCTGGGCCGGGAGCACCAGGAGTCGCGCGCGCTGGATGACATGGACCGGGACGCCATCTGCGAGATTGGGAACATCTGCGCGTCCGCCTACCTGAGCGCGGTGGCCAAGTTCCTGGGGACCACCCTGCTGCCCTCGCCGCCGGGTGTGGCGGTGGACATGCTCCGCGCCATCCTGCAGTACCCCGCCGCCCTGGCGGAGGCGGAGTCCGACTGCTCTGTCGTCATCAAGACCCGGTTCGTGTACGGCCATGAGTCCTGTCTAGGGTTCATGCTGTATATGCCTGATCGCGGCTCCCAGGCCGCACTGATGGAGAAATTTAGGGTGATGTGA
- a CDS encoding radical SAM protein translates to MSNTDYLGHSNTDLFENSGTKYLEIKAELLTVGLEATPAALQGVGTSYKAQNHGLFGWDFENHVDLAVPDDFELPDGTIVQFRKNRRSPYLIDLRDGKLVLSNGKEDLCTVKWLPQPEFYSKKTSSGHDMVRIGQLGGADCLFFCYQNYCSHFARDEQCLFCNLVSTSDTYDSVMRKKSPQDIGEVAAEAFREGETKHIMMTGGCLNSQKEIELVSRIVGSIAEHIGRERVPGTILPSPAKRKEDLQKYYDSGINGIGFSLEIWDEKMYKAVCPGKSKSVSHDEFVQSVKHAVDIFGEGNAWAVFVAGLEPKKTFLEGIRELSSIGANVLPFVWAPNPGSKLEGHRAPSSEWYVETMLEAADIVKSAGVPPGTDNHCFRCDGNSLLHDALRVRGVE, encoded by the coding sequence ATGAGCAACACCGATTACCTGGGTCACAGCAACACCGACCTGTTCGAGAATAGCGGCACGAAGTATTTGGAGATCAAGGCGGAGCTTCTCACCGTGGGCCTGGAGGCCACCCCCGCGGCCCTGCAGGGAGTGGGTACATCGTACAAGGCCCAGAACCACGGCCTGTTCGGTTGGGACTTCGAGAACCACGTGGACTTGGCGGTCCCGGATGATTTCGAGCTCCCCGACGGCACCATCGTACAGTTCCGGAAGAACCGCCGCTCTCCCTATCTCATAGACCTCAGGGACGGGAAGCTCGTGTTGAGCAATGGGAAGGAGGACCTGTGCACGGTAAAATGGCTCCCCCAGCCGGAGTTCTATAGCAAGAAGACCTCGTCCGGCCATGACATGGTGAGGATCGGGCAGCTCGGCGGGGCGGACTGCCTGTTCTTCTGTTACCAGAACTACTGCAGCCACTTCGCCAGGGACGAACAATGTCTGTTCTGCAATCTGGTGTCCACCTCGGACACCTACGACTCGGTCATGCGGAAGAAGAGCCCCCAGGACATCGGGGAGGTGGCCGCCGAGGCGTTCAGGGAGGGAGAGACGAAGCACATCATGATGACGGGAGGGTGCCTGAACTCCCAGAAGGAGATCGAACTTGTTTCCCGTATTGTCGGCTCCATCGCCGAGCACATCGGGCGCGAGCGCGTGCCCGGAACTATCCTTCCTTCCCCGGCCAAGAGGAAGGAGGACCTCCAGAAGTATTATGATTCGGGCATCAACGGCATAGGCTTCAGCCTTGAGATCTGGGACGAGAAGATGTACAAGGCCGTGTGCCCCGGGAAGTCCAAGAGCGTCAGCCACGACGAGTTCGTGCAGTCGGTCAAGCACGCCGTGGACATCTTCGGCGAGGGCAACGCATGGGCCGTATTCGTAGCGGGACTGGAGCCGAAGAAGACCTTCCTGGAAGGAATAAGGGAATTGTCCTCCATCGGCGCGAACGTCCTGCCGTTCGTGTGGGCGCCCAACCCCGGCTCGAAGCTGGAAGGCCATCGGGCCCCGTCGAGCGAGTGGTATGTCGAGACGATGCTCGAAGCGGCTGACATAGTGAAGTCGGCCGGAGTGCCGCCCGGTACGGACAATCACTGCTTCCGGTGCGACGGGAACTCCCTGCTCCACGACGCCCTCAGAGTGAGGGGCGTGGAGTGA
- a CDS encoding chemotaxis protein CheD, with the protein MHDQSVSGTSGGRYPFRTSPSRCAGIPSVHRIGDEHVVGVGEYSVVTAPRRLMCIGLGSCVGVAIFDLDRGIGGLIHAMLPRYADGRDKTKASKYVDSAIMLMADDLVEMGASRSALRAKMAGGAQMFSFASSDFLNIGLRNCQTARRTLEEERILLIAEDVGGSKGRTVHFDPSNGSLRVQKSGEYTLL; encoded by the coding sequence GTGCACGATCAAAGTGTCAGCGGGACTTCGGGGGGTCGGTATCCCTTCAGGACGTCACCGTCCCGATGCGCGGGCATCCCCAGCGTCCACCGCATAGGCGACGAGCATGTGGTGGGCGTGGGTGAGTACAGTGTGGTGACGGCGCCGCGGCGGCTCATGTGCATCGGCCTAGGGTCATGCGTGGGAGTGGCCATATTCGACCTCGATCGGGGGATCGGCGGGCTCATCCACGCCATGCTGCCCCGCTACGCTGACGGCAGGGACAAGACCAAGGCGTCCAAATACGTCGACTCCGCCATCATGCTGATGGCAGACGACCTGGTGGAGATGGGCGCCAGCCGCTCGGCGCTCCGGGCCAAGATGGCGGGAGGCGCGCAGATGTTCTCGTTCGCATCGTCCGATTTCCTGAACATCGGCCTTAGGAACTGCCAGACGGCCCGGAGGACCTTGGAGGAGGAGAGAATACTCCTGATAGCCGAGGACGTGGGGGGTTCGAAAGGCCGTACTGTGCACTTCGACCCGTCCAACGGCTCCCTCCGCGTGCAGAAGTCCGGGGAGTACACGCTCCTGTGA